In Archocentrus centrarchus isolate MPI-CPG fArcCen1 chromosome 24, fArcCen1, whole genome shotgun sequence, one DNA window encodes the following:
- the LOC115774198 gene encoding kunitz-type protease inhibitor 1-like has translation MSKFSSSSLFLLLALLRPGAATEDAHCSGAFHSGKDDFVLYTEDSVKEGAALLETPSFSTDAECERACCKDPRCNLALLEPRGTATQNRTCVLFDCVQRNRFVCRFVSQDKYQSYIRESVFQKFLGTRQKSDEKDSPIANAGRDVTVQPGETVTLNGTESLARGDAEIKDYRWSLESGGNNVKMEKTDLPDQVQLSNLQPGSYVFKLTVTDSNGQSDNEKVTVLVLNPQQTSLYCRAPTKVGPCRAAFTRWHYNATKGDCEQFMFGGCKGNNNNFLSKEQCLSACRGVTVTPERSITLPSTEVCDSPCGPDQLTCDSGCCLDRSLECDNVKQCSDGSDENQCNKLNQTLSLLLDISVNQKKAQCTEPPRTGPCRAKFTHWYYDPLSKKCHRFTFGGCDGNKNNFVKKQECIEACDGVTESDVFPKSLFERLDPEENENSGSITLAVILSVGIMALLAILAYCFLKARRKRTHRPVNSTAHEALPEEDTSVYNSTTKPV, from the exons ATGTCTAagttctcctcttcctccctcttcctcctcctcgcgCTCCTGCGGCCTGGCGCAGCGACAGAGGACGCGCACTGCAGCGGCGCGTTCCACTCCGGGAAGGACGACTTCGTGCTGTACACGGAGGACTCGGTGAAGGAGGGCGCGGCTCTCCTGGAAACACCAAGCTTCAGCACCGACGCCGAGTGCGAGCGCGCGTGTTGCAAGGACCCGCGCTGCAATCTGGCGCTGCTGGAACCGCGCGGCACCGCAACGCAAAACCGCACGTGCGTCCTGTTCGACTGCGTCCAGAGAAACCGCTTCGTGTGCAGGTTCGTGAGCCAGGATAAATACCAGAGCTACATCAGAGAGTCCGTGTTCCAGAAATTCCTGGGGACCCGGCAGAAATCAG ATGAGAAGGATTCGCCCATCGCCAATGCAGGCCGTGATGTCACCGTTCAGCCTGGAGAGACTGTGACGCTCAACGGCACCGAGAGCCTGGCAAGGGGTGACGCCGAAATCAAAGACTACCGCTGGAGTCTGGAAAGTGGTGGCAACAATGTCAAGATGGAG AAGACAGATCTCCCTGACCAGGTGCAGCTCTCCAACCTGCAGCCGGGCTCATACGTCTTCAAGCTGACTGTCACCGACTCCAACGGCCAATCGGATAACGAAAAGGTCACAGTCCTCGTCCTCAACCCACAACAGACCAGCT TGTACTGTCGGGCTCCAACAAAGGTCGGGCCGTGCCGCGCGGCGTTTACTCGCTGGCATTACAACGCCACGAAGGGCGACTGTGAGCAGTTTATGTTTGGAGGCTGTAaaggaaacaacaacaacttccTGTCCAAAGAACAGTGTCTCTCTGCCTGCAGAGGAGTCACAG TGACGCCAGAGAGGAGCATCACTCTGCCATCTACAG aggtGTGTGACTCGCCGTGTGGtcctgatcagctgacctgtgacAGCGGCTGCTGCCTGGACAGAAGTCTGGAGTGTGACAACGTGAAGCAGTGCAGCGATGGATCAGATGAGAACCAGTGCAACAAAT tgaATCAGACCTTGAGCCTCCTGCTGGACATCAGTGTGAACCAGAAGAAAG CTCAGTGCACGGAGCCCCCCCGCACCGGTCCATGTCGGGCAAAATTCACCCACTGGTACTACGACCCACTGAGCAAGAAGTGCCACCGCTTCACCTTCGGCGGCTGTGACgggaacaaaaacaactttgtgAAGAAACAAGAATGCATCGAGGCCTGCGACGGCGTCACCG AAAGTGACGTATTCCCCAAAAGTTTGTTCGAACGCTTAGACCCCgaagaaaatgaaaactcaG GCTCCATCACGCTCGCCGTGATCCTGTCAGTGGGCATCATGGCTCTGCTGGCCATCCTGGCCTACTGCTTCCTGAAGGCGCGCAGGAAGCGCACTCACAGGCCCGTCAACAGCACGGCCCACGAGGCGCTGCCCGAGGAGGACACGTCCGTTTACAACAGCACCACCAAACCTGTGTGA